One genomic segment of Desulforamulus reducens MI-1 includes these proteins:
- a CDS encoding menaquinone biosynthesis decarboxylase produces the protein MAYQDLRDYMKTLENKGLLKRITTEVSADLEITEITDRVCKSSGPALLFENVKGYKMPVITNMMGSMEMIKLALQVDDLDDIGKEIMTFLNPPELPSSFLDKLKTLPKLAQISSFLPKNVRSGPCKEVIIKDKPSLAVLPVLKCWPMDGGPFITLPLVFTKDPETGRRNVGMYRMQVFDETTTGMHWHKHKDGAENHRKQKQKKQRLEVAVALGADPACIFSSIAPLPPAIDEMLLAGFLRKEPVEMVKCETVDIEVPARAEIILEGYVDPDETRWEGPFGDHTGYYSLADDYPVFHLTCITHRKDPIYPATIVGQPPIEDNFIGKAIERTFLPLMRLQLPEIVDINMPPEGVFHNCVIVSIKKRYPGHAKKVMNALWGMGQMMFAKLIIVVDEHVDVQNPSQVAWRVFNNIDARRDVMIVDGPLDALDHSSPAPYYGAKMGIDATKKWPAEGHNREWPDDIVMSEEIISLVDRKWKSYGF, from the coding sequence GTGGCATATCAAGATCTAAGGGATTACATGAAGACCCTGGAAAATAAGGGGTTATTGAAACGGATTACGACTGAGGTAAGTGCTGATCTAGAGATTACAGAAATAACGGACCGGGTTTGTAAAAGCAGTGGCCCTGCACTGTTGTTTGAAAATGTTAAAGGTTATAAAATGCCTGTGATTACCAACATGATGGGTTCAATGGAAATGATAAAGTTGGCCCTGCAGGTAGATGACCTAGATGATATCGGTAAAGAAATCATGACCTTTTTAAATCCCCCGGAGCTTCCCTCAAGTTTTCTGGATAAGTTAAAAACACTGCCAAAGTTGGCGCAAATTTCTTCCTTTTTGCCCAAGAATGTCCGTAGCGGTCCTTGTAAAGAGGTTATTATCAAGGACAAACCGTCTTTAGCCGTACTACCGGTCTTAAAATGCTGGCCTATGGATGGAGGCCCCTTTATTACTCTGCCGCTGGTTTTTACCAAGGACCCGGAAACAGGCAGGAGAAATGTCGGTATGTACCGCATGCAGGTCTTTGATGAAACCACCACAGGTATGCACTGGCACAAGCATAAAGATGGGGCTGAAAACCATCGAAAACAGAAACAGAAGAAACAACGACTGGAAGTGGCAGTGGCCTTGGGGGCTGACCCAGCCTGCATTTTTTCGTCCATTGCTCCATTGCCCCCGGCCATTGATGAAATGTTGTTGGCAGGATTTCTACGTAAAGAACCGGTGGAAATGGTAAAGTGCGAGACTGTGGATATTGAGGTTCCTGCCCGGGCAGAAATTATTTTGGAGGGCTATGTGGACCCCGATGAAACCCGCTGGGAAGGCCCCTTTGGGGATCATACTGGATACTACTCCTTAGCAGATGATTACCCAGTATTTCATCTAACCTGTATTACGCACCGGAAAGACCCTATTTACCCAGCCACCATCGTGGGGCAACCTCCCATTGAAGATAATTTTATTGGTAAAGCAATTGAACGTACCTTTTTACCTTTAATGCGCTTGCAACTGCCAGAGATCGTAGATATAAACATGCCTCCAGAAGGGGTCTTTCACAACTGTGTAATTGTGTCAATTAAAAAGCGTTATCCTGGTCATGCTAAAAAAGTTATGAATGCCCTCTGGGGAATGGGTCAAATGATGTTTGCTAAATTAATAATTGTGGTGGATGAACATGTTGATGTGCAAAACCCCTCCCAGGTGGCTTGGCGTGTCTTTAATAATATTGACGCCAGAAGAGATGTTATGATTGTGGATGGCCCATTAGATGCGCTGGACCATTCTTCTCCTGCACCCTATTATGGCGCGAAGATGGGGATTGATGCTACGAAAAAATGGCCTGCGGAAGGGCACAATCGGGAATGGCCCGATGACATTGTCATGAGTGAGGAAATCATATCTCTGGTAGACAGGAAGTGGAAGAGCTATGGCTTCTAA
- a CDS encoding demethylmenaquinone methyltransferase, whose protein sequence is MQQFNGKNKEEFVHGVFSTIAHRYDLMNTTLSFNRDKYWRRYAVKETNLRPGGMALDVACGTGMLSIELAKLAGTSGRVVGLDFCENMLAHAERNIEKTPYKNNIQLMQGNAMELPFEDNFFDCATIGFALRNVPNIEKCIDEMRRVVKPGGRVISLELAKPSAPLFKQLYYLYFDRLVPLLGKLGVGKDGPYQWLPNSLKLFPHQSVIRDIFTKVGLKDAIYHELTGGIVAVHVGIK, encoded by the coding sequence GTGCAACAGTTTAATGGAAAAAATAAAGAAGAATTTGTGCATGGGGTATTTTCTACCATTGCCCACCGCTATGATCTAATGAATACTACCCTTAGCTTTAATAGAGATAAATACTGGAGAAGATATGCGGTCAAAGAAACGAACCTGAGACCCGGGGGTATGGCTCTGGATGTAGCCTGTGGCACAGGTATGTTATCCATTGAGTTAGCTAAGTTGGCAGGAACTTCCGGGAGGGTTGTGGGGTTAGATTTTTGTGAAAACATGTTAGCCCATGCTGAAAGGAATATAGAAAAAACCCCCTATAAAAACAACATACAGTTGATGCAGGGAAATGCCATGGAGTTACCCTTTGAAGACAACTTCTTTGACTGTGCTACCATTGGCTTTGCTCTAAGGAATGTACCTAATATAGAAAAATGCATTGACGAAATGAGGCGGGTGGTGAAACCCGGGGGCAGAGTTATATCCCTTGAACTGGCTAAGCCCAGTGCCCCGCTATTTAAGCAACTTTATTATCTGTATTTTGATCGTCTAGTCCCTTTATTAGGTAAACTTGGAGTGGGCAAGGACGGTCCCTATCAGTGGCTTCCCAATTCTTTAAAATTATTTCCCCATCAATCCGTGATTCGAGATATATTTACCAAAGTGGGACTGAAGGATGCTATTTATCATGAACTAACCGGAGGTATCGTTGCTGTCCATGTAGGTATAAAGTAA
- a CDS encoding polyprenyl synthetase family protein, with the protein MLGDLFAGFWEDIKTIHNNIKTQLFVKVGHVGEYAHLEFSPQDNFIRPAMVLIVARLYNCRSPRVLSLGAIVQFIFMASCIHKKIPDAAVPNHTVDPRDGTQFPVLVGDYLYGKFFTNLCNSGLLCYLRPLAEIIGAIHEGGILKINKAAQLKDDNQLMNEIIRLEVAELMAGAASLAGDVAGAPQKDQQLLHEFGLNLGMLYGLNQANCIDGQALTYYKQAKMVLEKLPSHLEKTMLEQLLHSLYLNQDIIRKVV; encoded by the coding sequence TTATTTGCGGGTTTTTGGGAAGATATAAAAACTATTCATAATAATATTAAAACACAATTGTTTGTAAAAGTTGGTCATGTTGGGGAATACGCACATTTGGAATTCTCTCCCCAAGATAATTTTATCCGCCCAGCGATGGTGCTTATTGTGGCAAGATTATACAACTGCAGGTCTCCTAGGGTATTGTCCCTTGGTGCAATTGTGCAGTTTATTTTTATGGCTTCCTGTATTCATAAAAAAATTCCAGATGCTGCTGTGCCAAATCATACAGTTGATCCTAGGGACGGTACCCAGTTTCCTGTTCTAGTAGGAGATTACCTTTATGGGAAATTCTTTACGAACCTATGTAATTCAGGCCTACTATGTTATCTTCGTCCCCTAGCTGAGATCATTGGTGCCATTCATGAGGGCGGCATATTGAAGATAAATAAAGCTGCACAATTAAAAGACGATAACCAATTAATGAATGAAATTATTCGTCTGGAAGTGGCAGAGCTCATGGCGGGAGCTGCAAGTCTGGCAGGAGATGTAGCAGGGGCGCCACAGAAAGACCAACAGCTTCTTCATGAATTTGGCCTTAATTTAGGGATGCTCTATGGCTTAAACCAAGCAAATTGTATTGATGGACAGGCCCTTACGTATTATAAACAGGCCAAAATGGTGTTGGAGAAACTACCAAGCCATCTTGAAAAAACCATGTTGGAACAACTCCTTCATAGTTTATACTTGAACCAAGACATCATCCGTAAGGTTGTCTAA